A genomic stretch from Solanum stenotomum isolate F172 chromosome 8, ASM1918654v1, whole genome shotgun sequence includes:
- the LOC125873640 gene encoding uncharacterized protein LOC125873640, translating into MLRQLSVNISLVEALEKMSGYAKFMKNLVTKKKAAISAIGRALVDVKSGELKFRLNNKKVEAAIEEKFVVETLAAVLMNFEEDLRDNYVETLNALQGMGSHSYAPQKLDVDLKNKPNPPVKSSIEEPHVLELKKLHSYLRYVFLGANNTLPVILATNLNDAHVQAVVKVLTRFKRAIGWTIVDIIGIPLGICTHKIQLEEDCSPSIEHQRRLNPPMQEVVKKEIIKWLDVGVVYLISDSHWVSPVQCVPKKGGMTVVANANNELISQRPVIGWKIYMDYRKLNKWTLKYHFQMTFMHQMLDRLVGKGWVCFLDEYSGYNQISIMPKD; encoded by the exons ATGCTGAGACAGCTATCAGTGAACATCTCGTTGGTAGAAGCTCTAGAGAAGATGTCAGGATATGCAAAGTTCATGAAGAACTTGGTAACAAAGAAGAAAGCT GCCATTTCGGCCATAGGTCGAGCTTTAGTTGATGTTAAGAGTGGAGAGCTGAAATTCAGACTCAACAATAAAAAg GTGGAAGCTGCTATTGAGGAAAAGTTTGTTGTTGAAACATTGGCGGCCGTGCTAATGAATTTTGAAGAAGACCTTCGGGACAATTATGTGGAGACTTTAAATGCTCTGCAAGGCATGGGGTCACATTCTTATGCTCCCCAGAAATTAGACGTGGACTTAAAAAACAAGCCAAATCCTCCAGTAAAGTCGTCTATTGAGGAACCGCATGTACTGGAGTTAAAGAAGTTACATAGCTATTTGAGGTATGTCTTTTTGGGTGCTAATAATACATTGCCAGTAATTTTGGCCACAAATCTCAATGATGCACATGTGCAAGCTGTAGTAAAAGTCTTGACAAGGTTCAAAAGGGCAATTGGTTGGACTATTGTTGATATCATTGGAATACCTTTGGGTATTTGCACTCATAAAATCCAGCTTGAGGAAGATTGCAGTCCAAGTATAGAGCACCAGAGGAGGTTAAACCCACCGATGCAAGAGGTGGTCAAAAAGGAAATTATAAAGTGGCTGGATGTAGGGGTGGTGTACCTTATTTCTGATAGTCATTGGGTTAGCCCAGTGCAGTGTGTGCCCAAGAAGGGTGGTATGACGGTGGTTGCAAATGCAAATAATGAGTTGATTTCGCAGAGACCAGTCATAGGTTGGAAAATTTATATGGATTATAGGAAGCTTAACAAGTGGACCTTAAAATATCACTTCCAAATGACATTCATGCATCAAATGCTTGATAGGTTGGTTGGTAAAGGGTGGGTTTGCTTCTTGGATGAATACTCTGGGTATAACCAGATATCAATTATGCCGAAAGATTAA